CATTACTTTAAACAGATCACTAATCATATTAGGATTGATTCCTAAAGAGATTGCTTTGTTTCGTGCACGTTGCATTACATCATCTATACGATCTTCTGCTTTTACATCTTCGATCGTATCTTTAAATGCCGCGGCTTGACGAATAAGATGACTTCTCTGTGAAATAAGTTCTATTAATTGCTGATCGAGAACATCGATCTCATCCCTAACTTCTTGTAGTGAATTACATTTTTTCATACATCATATCCTATATTTGATATTCATTAACACAATTGTAACAATTTAGATATATAATCTTACTTACGATTCTCCATGTATATCCTCTAAGATTGATTCACTTGGTAGATATACTCTTTACAAAAACTCCTTTGGGAGTTGTTATCTTTCATTATTACGATCAATCCATGCAAGAAAACCTACAACTATAATGAGTATAGTAAAAACAGCACCCCAAATAAGTAAGTCACCACCACGAGTAGCTTGATCAATCTCTTGTGTCATTTACAAACCTTTACGATTTTAGATAAATACCTGTATCTTTTACTTCAATTTTGTTATCTTCTTGAAGTTTTGTCAGTGTACGTTTAAACTCTTTTTTACTCATAGCAAATACATCTTTGATTAGTTCAGCATCGCTTTTATAGTTATAAGGCATGATACCACCATTTTCTTTAAGAAGTTCATATACTTTATCAGCTGTAGAATTGTTACCTTTAGAACCGCTAGCTCTTAGTTTAAGATCAAGCTTTCCATCTTTTCGAACAGTTTTTATATACCCTGTTTTATTCTCGCCTATTACAATATTTTCAAAAATTTCATTGTGATAGATTAAACCCTCATAACGATCATTTACAATACATTTATAACCAAGAGGAGTTTTTTGTATAGGGATAACAGTCACTTCCTGATTTGGTTTGAGCCCTTTTGGTCTTGTATCAAAAAAGTCACCTAGTTTTTCAGAAGCTACAAGTCTGTGTGTTTTTTCGTCATAAACAACTTTTACAAATCTTTTTTCTCCTACAATGAAAGGTGTTTTTTGCAGCTTGCTTGGACATAATAGGTCTTTTGGAAGTCCCCAGTCTAAAAATGCACCGAATTTTGCTCTGTCTACAACTTCTAAAAGTGCAAATTGATCAAGCATCACTTTTGGTTGCAAAGTTGTAGCTATTAGTCTGTCTTCAGAGTCTGTATAGAGAAATACTTCTATTAAAGAGTCTTCTTTCATCTCATCTGTAACGTAAGATTGTGGTAGCAAAACATCTTTTCCATCTTCCGCCATTAAAAATATACCATGCGGTGTAAGCCTGTCTGCGCGAAGTGTGTTGAGTTTTCCGAGTTCTAAGTGTGAGTTTAGTTTCATAATGGTTTTTCCGTCTTTTTTTAGAATTATATCTTTTTTATTCTGTTTTAGTTCAAAAGGAACAGAATTTACATATATATTTAATAGGTTAAAATTTAATCATATCCAACTCTTTAAAAATAAGAGTATGTGATAATATTCAACTACTATATTTAAATATAGTAAGTATAAAGGAAACGTCATGGCAGAGTTAATGTTTCAAGATGATGAATTGATAGTTTCAAAAACAGATACACAAGGAAAAATTCTTTACGGAAATGAATTGTTCCTGAAACTGGCAGGTTATACTGAACAAGAGTTATTAAACTCCCCTCACAATATTATTAGACATCCAAAAATGCCGAGAGTAATTTTTAAATTATTATGGGAAACAGTTCAGCAAGGAAAAGAGATTAATGCATATGTAATGAATCGTGCTAAAAACGGCGATCATTATTGGGTACTGGCCAACGTCACCCCATCTTATGATGCAAATCAAAATATTGTAGGATTTTATTCTGTAAGAAGAAAGCCTACTAACAAAGCACTGGATGTAATTATCCCACTTTATGAACGTTTATATCAAGCGGAGAAAAGTGGAGGTGTAAGTGCATCACAGAAAATTTTAGATGCCGTAATAGCGGAGAATGGAGGCAGGTATGACAGATTTATCTTATCTCTCTAGAATTAATTTACTTATATATTTAGGAATGGGTGCATATGGATTAAGCTTTTTATATGATACCTTTATACTGGATAACTTTTCTATATTAAACATTATTATGTTTTTATTCGCATGTTTTGTAATTGTTTTAATACACCTCAATATTAAAGTCTTACAACAAGAGATGGATAAAATTTTTGTAGTTTTAGATTCAACAGCTAACGGAAACTTTGAGCAACGTATTACAAATATTACTGCCAAAGGGAGAATAGGAAGAATCGCAAAACAGCTTAATAACATCCTTGATCAGTTTGAAACATTTATGAGAGAGATGAAAACTTCTGTAAATTATGCGAGTGAAAATGAATTTTTTAGAAAGTTCAATACACAAGGACTTAGTTCTGCTCTTGAATTTGGTGGAAATCACGTTAATGAAAGTGCAAAGGTTATGGAACAAACCTATAAGATGCAGCAACGAGCCGAACTAAACTCACAACTCAGCCTTATCAACAAAAATAATGTACAGCTAGAGTCTTTACAAGAGAGTTTCAGCGCAAATGCAAAATATTTAGAAGTTATCTCTCAAAGTATTATGAATTCAACACAGATGAGTATTGAGCGCGTCGAAGATGCAGAGAATGTAGGAACGAAATTAGATGGTTTAAATCAGCTTATCGATGTGAATGTGACATCAACAGAGATGTTGGAGAGTCGTGCAAAAGAGATTACTGAAGTGGTTGACCTTATTAGCGATATTTCGGATCAGACTAACCTGCTTGCACTCAATGCTGCGATTGAAGCTGCCCGTGCAGGTGAACACGGCCGTGGTTTTGCAGTTGTAGCCGATGAAGTAAGAAAACTGGCTGAGCGAACGCAAAAAGCAACTGCTGAAATAAAAACAACGGTTCAGGTACTGCAACAAGAGAGCCGTGAGATGAGTGAAAGTTCAGAAAGCATGAGAGTCGTGATGGAAGAGTTCCATGAGATGATCGTAAAATTTAGTCAGAGTATGACTGAACTGCGTGATTCAAATACAGAATCTGAAAAACTGATCCAACAGATTGACGGGCGCATATTTATGAACCTGGTTATGATTGATCATGTACTTTTTAAAACAAATGCTTATGCTTCTTTTTCGGCAGGGAAAGTTGTGTCCGGCTCTACTGATCAACATAGTTGCCGTTTTACAAAATGGTATGAAACGGAAGGGAAAAAACTTTACGGTCATACGCAAAGTTATAAACTTGCACTCGAACCTCATGAAATTATACATAACAAAATAAAAGAATCTCTAGAGTGTTTAAAAAATAATAATTTAGATGAATGTATAGAGAAAAAAGAGAAGATCTTAAGCGATTTCCAACAGATGGAAGAAGCAAGTGAAAAACTCTTTAGACTCACAGAAGCTATGGTAGAGGAAGCATAGAAACAAGGACTAAGAAGAGTACCGGAGGAGTGACAATAAGTCCGAATTTTGAATAAGACCAGAAGCTTATTTGAACTCCTTTTTTCTCTAGAGAGTGTAACCACAGTAATGTCGCTAAAGAACCAAAAGGTGTCATTTTCGGCCCCAAATTACAACCGATAATATTTGCATAGATCATCGCATCGTTTTTAATACCCTCTAAGGCAATATCCATCACCATAATTGTCGGCATATTGTTCATAATAGCAGATAAAAATGCAGATAAAAAACCTGTTCCTACAACCGCAAGAAATTGCGATTGTGTATTTAAGTAAGTAAGAACTTCTGCTATTTCAGCTGTAAGTCCCTGATTTTTTAAACCGTAGACTACTACATAAAGTCCAAGTGAAAACCAAACAACCTGCCACGGTGCTTCTTTGATGATATGCTTTGGTTCTACAGTTTTCATGGCACTTGCAATAATTAAGAAAATTACTCCTCCTCCAAGGGCAAAAACAGATACTGGAATGTTGTAACTATCTCCAATAAAATATCCTGCAAGTAACAGTGCTAAAAAGAACCAGCTAAATTGAAAGAGAGTTTTACTCTTTAATACATCATCAGGGTTTTTCAAAAGATCGATGTCCACAGTTTTTGGAATATCTTTTCTGAGAATAATATATAAAACTGCCATAGAGACAACAACACTTACAAGATACGGCACGGCCATATGAAGCATATACTCTTTAAATCCTATGTCAAAATAGTTGGCTGTTACGATATTTGTAAGATTTGAAAACACAAAAGGGAGTGATGCACTATCACTAATAAATCCTCCTGCAAGTAAGAAGGCTAAAATCGTTTTAGCATTTAGTTGCAGGATTCTCATTTTTGCTAAAAGAATAGGAGTCAGGATTAGTGCAGCTCCATCGTTGGCAAAAAGAGCTGAGACTATTGCTCCAAGTATGATCGAGTAAAAGAATATCTTTGTCCCGCTACCGTTTGAGAGTTTTGCCATCTTCAGTGCAGCCCACTCAAAAAATCCAATCTCATCAAGTACCATTGAAAGAATGATAATACCTATGAATGCTAAAGTAGCATCCCAGATAATATCAAAAACAACTTTTACATCGTCAAAAGAGACTACGCCTAGTAGTAAAGCTACGATAGCACCGATTATAGCAGTAGTACCTATCTGTAAACCTTTTGGCTGCCAAATGATAAAGATGAGTGTTATTAAAAAGATAGATGCAGCGAGCAACATTGTGAGCCTTATAATTTTTTTGGAAAGTATATCAAGTTTGTTTTAATACATCAAGATATATTGATGTATACTGGGAATATTTATTGCTAATATAAGTTTTTAGAATTCTATATAAAGAAAAGTGAAGGCGATGTTATTATTAAAAAACTCAAATGAAAAGATATACTATTATAAAATTAATGTGTATCAGACGCTCTTTGGAGACTATCTGATTCAAAGAGAGTATGGAGGGATAAATAATAACAATCCGACCAATACGATCAAGTGCTATGCTGAGTCAAAAAAAGAGGCACTTTGCAAAGTGCTAGATATTATGGTTGATAAAAAGCAGTTGGGTTACCTCAAAGTATCTTAGATAAGGTAGTCTTGCCCAACTTTTTTGCAATAGGCCCCTAACATAGCGTGCTCAAAATCATTATTTGTAGAGTATTGATAACCAAACGTATCTTTCCATAGTTCATGCGGTTCCATACAAAGATAGAAAAATACTTTATCTTCTCCGCTTTGCCAAGGTGCGAAACTTTCATATGCATGTTTAAACATTTCTACTTTTGTTTCATATGGATAAGATGTTTTCCCACTTGCATCTTCGTGAGGAATTTGAGTTATCTTTGTTCTAAAGTCACGTGAACGGAGTTGTTTGATTACAGGTTTGATAAACGTTAATGTCCCAAAACTGACAAGTGCGACCTCTTTAGGAGTGAATGTTTCTAAAAGCTTTTTATACACCTCCTCATATTCACCAAGATATCCTACATATTCCACAATCGGATGGAAGTGAAAACCGACTTTTACACCTTTGTCAGCTACTTTTCTCGCGGCGTTGATCCTTTTTTCAAGAGAAGCCGTAAGGTGTTCTTCATTATCTATAATAGTTTGGGTATTTAAACTCCATGTACATAAGATATTTTTCGGTACATCATTTTCTAAAAAGTAAGAGATGTTGTCGGACTTTGTTTTAAACTCTAAGATCACGTTTGGATTGTTTCTAGCAAACTCAAAAAGAGAGTCTAAAAGTCCTTCACGGTTCCCCCACATTAAAGAATCGGAACTTTGACCTGTTCCGATATGGTACGTTTTATTTGGATCGAGGTTTAGATTTTTAAGCTTTTCGTGAAAGTTGGAATCAAACGTTACATTATTTTGGTTGTAAAAACTCTGTATTGAGCAGTAAGAACAATCAAAACCGCAAGATTCGACTGCATCAAGTGTTAAGAGGTTACAACATCTTGTTTTTTCACTTGCAACGGGACAAAGTCCTAGTCCAAACCCCTCTTTTGGTTTTGAAGTGAAGGTGAACTTCTGTTCTTGCGGAATATTTTTGAGTGTAAAGTTCTCATATGAATTCGGTTTGTCTCGGAGTGTTTCATATGCTCTTTTCAGTCTGGAGAAAACAACTTTCTTTTGTTCATGATCGGGGAAAATATCTTGTATATTTCCCT
Above is a window of Sulfurimonas marina DNA encoding:
- a CDS encoding arsenic transporter; amino-acid sequence: MLLAASIFLITLIFIIWQPKGLQIGTTAIIGAIVALLLGVVSFDDVKVVFDIIWDATLAFIGIIILSMVLDEIGFFEWAALKMAKLSNGSGTKIFFYSIILGAIVSALFANDGAALILTPILLAKMRILQLNAKTILAFLLAGGFISDSASLPFVFSNLTNIVTANYFDIGFKEYMLHMAVPYLVSVVVSMAVLYIILRKDIPKTVDIDLLKNPDDVLKSKTLFQFSWFFLALLLAGYFIGDSYNIPVSVFALGGGVIFLIIASAMKTVEPKHIIKEAPWQVVWFSLGLYVVVYGLKNQGLTAEIAEVLTYLNTQSQFLAVVGTGFLSAFLSAIMNNMPTIMVMDIALEGIKNDAMIYANIIGCNLGPKMTPFGSLATLLWLHSLEKKGVQISFWSYSKFGLIVTPPVLFLVLVSMLPLP
- a CDS encoding CvfB family protein, which gives rise to MKLNSHLELGKLNTLRADRLTPHGIFLMAEDGKDVLLPQSYVTDEMKEDSLIEVFLYTDSEDRLIATTLQPKVMLDQFALLEVVDRAKFGAFLDWGLPKDLLCPSKLQKTPFIVGEKRFVKVVYDEKTHRLVASEKLGDFFDTRPKGLKPNQEVTVIPIQKTPLGYKCIVNDRYEGLIYHNEIFENIVIGENKTGYIKTVRKDGKLDLKLRASGSKGNNSTADKVYELLKENGGIMPYNYKSDAELIKDVFAMSKKEFKRTLTKLQEDNKIEVKDTGIYLKS
- a CDS encoding CZB domain-containing protein is translated as MIDHVLFKTNAYASFSAGKVVSGSTDQHSCRFTKWYETEGKKLYGHTQSYKLALEPHEIIHNKIKESLECLKNNNLDECIEKKEKILSDFQQMEEASEKLFRLTEAMVEEA
- a CDS encoding PAS domain-containing protein yields the protein MAELMFQDDELIVSKTDTQGKILYGNELFLKLAGYTEQELLNSPHNIIRHPKMPRVIFKLLWETVQQGKEINAYVMNRAKNGDHYWVLANVTPSYDANQNIVGFYSVRRKPTNKALDVIIPLYERLYQAEKSGGVSASQKILDAVIAENGGRYDRFILSL
- a CDS encoding chorismate mutase, which produces MKKCNSLQEVRDEIDVLDQQLIELISQRSHLIRQAAAFKDTIEDVKAEDRIDDVMQRARNKAISLGINPNMISDLFKVMIDEMVETEIAEFRNSGKF
- a CDS encoding SPL family radical SAM protein yields the protein MNSYEEKFNKAIQNTFFSKLSDGDQQFIQNKAYELKFSHQELKQIIDIARDLELWNEGNIQDIFPDHEQKKVVFSRLKRAYETLRDKPNSYENFTLKNIPQEQKFTFTSKPKEGFGLGLCPVASEKTRCCNLLTLDAVESCGFDCSYCSIQSFYNQNNVTFDSNFHEKLKNLNLDPNKTYHIGTGQSSDSLMWGNREGLLDSLFEFARNNPNVILEFKTKSDNISYFLENDVPKNILCTWSLNTQTIIDNEEHLTASLEKRINAARKVADKGVKVGFHFHPIVEYVGYLGEYEEVYKKLLETFTPKEVALVSFGTLTFIKPVIKQLRSRDFRTKITQIPHEDASGKTSYPYETKVEMFKHAYESFAPWQSGEDKVFFYLCMEPHELWKDTFGYQYSTNNDFEHAMLGAYCKKVGQDYLI
- a CDS encoding WGR domain-containing protein, with the translated sequence MLLLKNSNEKIYYYKINVYQTLFGDYLIQREYGGINNNNPTNTIKCYAESKKEALCKVLDIMVDKKQLGYLKVS